From Brevibacillus marinus, a single genomic window includes:
- the secD gene encoding protein translocase subunit SecD, giving the protein MIKWSRFALFLLVVATLAVLIATTMGPTAKNITLGLDLKGGFEILYRVEPLEEGQAVTPELLKATAGMIDKRINIGGVTEPEIVIENPDRIRVRIAGVTDQEKMRELIGKPAVLTFRDETGKVVLNGSDLAPDGASVGFDEYTKEPVVILKFAEAEKFAEVTRQNIGKVLAIYLDEDVLYTPRVNEVIPNGQARISGGYTVEEAQELADILNAGALPATLVELQATSVGASLGTMALQKTIYAGYIGGALIFVFMLLVYRLPGMIANITLFGFVYFCLLVIDWMNATLTLPGIAGFILAVGMAVDANIITYERIQEEIRSGKTILSAFRAGQRRSFVTIIDAHVTTIIACAVLFYFGTSSIQGFAVILTMTIIISIFTNVFGSRFLLWLLIKANMFKKPFWYGVKESEIGEL; this is encoded by the coding sequence ATGATAAAATGGAGCAGATTCGCGCTCTTCCTGCTCGTAGTCGCCACGCTGGCCGTTCTCATCGCGACAACGATGGGGCCGACCGCGAAAAACATCACGTTGGGGCTGGATCTGAAGGGCGGCTTTGAGATTTTGTACCGGGTTGAGCCATTGGAAGAAGGACAAGCTGTCACACCTGAGCTACTGAAAGCGACCGCCGGCATGATCGACAAACGGATTAACATCGGCGGCGTGACGGAACCGGAGATCGTGATCGAGAATCCCGATCGGATCCGGGTGAGAATCGCCGGAGTTACCGACCAGGAAAAGATGCGTGAGTTGATCGGCAAACCGGCCGTGCTGACGTTCCGCGACGAAACGGGCAAGGTGGTGCTGAACGGCAGCGACCTGGCACCGGACGGCGCGTCGGTCGGTTTCGATGAATACACCAAAGAACCCGTCGTCATCCTCAAATTTGCGGAGGCGGAAAAGTTCGCCGAGGTGACGCGGCAAAACATCGGCAAAGTGCTGGCCATTTACCTCGATGAAGACGTCCTGTACACCCCGCGGGTAAATGAAGTGATTCCCAACGGACAGGCCCGCATCTCAGGCGGGTACACCGTGGAAGAGGCGCAGGAATTGGCGGATATTCTCAATGCCGGTGCGCTGCCGGCGACCCTCGTCGAGCTGCAGGCGACCTCCGTCGGCGCCAGCCTCGGGACGATGGCCCTGCAAAAGACGATCTACGCCGGCTATATCGGGGGAGCGCTGATCTTTGTGTTCATGCTGCTCGTTTACCGGCTGCCGGGGATGATCGCCAACATCACGCTGTTCGGCTTTGTCTACTTTTGTCTATTGGTGATCGACTGGATGAACGCGACGCTGACGCTGCCAGGGATCGCCGGATTTATCCTGGCGGTGGGGATGGCGGTCGATGCCAACATCATTACTTATGAGCGGATTCAGGAGGAGATCAGAAGCGGCAAGACGATCCTCTCTGCCTTCCGCGCCGGCCAGCGCCGTTCGTTTGTCACGATTATCGACGCCCACGTGACGACGATCATCGCCTGCGCCGTGTTGTTCTACTTCGGCACCAGCTCGATTCAGGGATTTGCGGTGATCCTGACCATGACGATCATCATCAGTATCTTTACCAACGTATTCGGCTCCCGCTTTTTGCTCTGGCTCCTCATCAAGGCCAACATGTTCAAGAAGCCGTTCTGGTACGGCGTGAAGGAGAGTGAAATCGGTGAGCTCTAA
- a CDS encoding TIGR04086 family membrane protein, whose translation MQSSSGSVLTGLLFTFCLVLVGALITALLLAFTDLHESSLPYFTYVINAIGLLVGGMVTGRRCGSRGWYYGGLTGLFYFLLVLLVGFLGFNAPLQLITLLYLVGAFVLGAIGGVIGVNISNRR comes from the coding sequence GTGCAGAGTTCTTCCGGATCCGTGCTGACCGGGCTCTTGTTCACCTTCTGCCTGGTGCTGGTAGGCGCCCTGATCACCGCACTGCTGCTGGCATTTACCGATCTTCACGAGAGTTCGCTTCCTTATTTCACATACGTGATCAACGCGATTGGCTTGCTCGTCGGCGGAATGGTCACCGGCCGCCGCTGCGGCAGCAGAGGGTGGTATTACGGCGGACTGACCGGGCTTTTTTACTTCCTGTTGGTGCTGCTGGTCGGCTTTCTCGGGTTTAATGCTCCGCTTCAGCTGATCACCTTGTTATACCTCGTCGGCGCGTTTGTGCTCGGTGCGATCGGCGGCGTGATCGGCGTGAACATCAGCAACCGGCGGTAA
- the tgt gene encoding tRNA guanosine(34) transglycosylase Tgt, with protein MAVRYELIKTCKQTGARLGRLHTPHGTIDTPVFMPVGTQATVKTMSPEEMTEMGAGIILSNTYHLYLRPGHEIVREAGGLHRFMNWPGAILTDSGGFQVFSLSNLRQISEEGVVFRSHLNGEKLFISPEDATEIQNALGADIIMAFDECAPYPAEYAYVKQSLERTTRWAERCLKAHRRPHDQALFGIVQGGMYRELREQSARELVALGFPGYAIGGLSVGEPFALMYEMLECTVPLLPADKPRYLMGVGSPDALIEGAIRGIDMFDCVLPTRIARNGTCMTSQGRLVIRNAKYARDFTPLDPVCDCYTCRNYTRAYIRHLIKANETFGIRLTTYHNLYFLLQLMKQVRQAIAEDRLGDFRDQFFAQYGLSEDRSF; from the coding sequence TTGGCTGTCAGGTACGAGTTGATCAAAACATGCAAGCAGACGGGGGCGAGATTGGGGAGGCTGCATACACCGCACGGAACCATCGACACCCCGGTGTTTATGCCTGTCGGGACCCAGGCGACGGTAAAGACGATGAGTCCGGAAGAAATGACGGAGATGGGTGCGGGAATCATCCTCAGCAACACCTATCATCTGTACTTGCGGCCAGGTCACGAGATTGTCCGCGAGGCGGGAGGGCTGCACCGGTTCATGAACTGGCCGGGGGCGATTCTCACCGATAGCGGCGGGTTTCAAGTGTTCAGTCTCAGCAACCTGCGCCAAATCAGCGAGGAAGGGGTCGTGTTTCGTTCCCACCTCAATGGGGAAAAACTATTTATTAGCCCTGAGGACGCGACGGAGATCCAGAACGCGTTGGGCGCCGACATTATCATGGCGTTTGACGAGTGCGCTCCTTATCCGGCGGAGTACGCTTACGTCAAGCAGTCGCTGGAGAGGACCACGCGCTGGGCGGAGCGCTGCCTCAAAGCGCACCGGCGGCCGCACGACCAGGCGCTGTTTGGCATTGTCCAGGGAGGCATGTACCGCGAGCTGCGGGAACAAAGCGCCCGCGAACTGGTCGCGCTCGGGTTTCCCGGCTATGCCATCGGCGGTCTCTCCGTGGGGGAGCCGTTTGCGCTGATGTATGAAATGCTGGAGTGCACCGTTCCGCTGCTGCCGGCGGACAAACCGCGCTACTTGATGGGAGTGGGGTCGCCTGACGCGCTGATCGAAGGGGCGATTCGCGGAATTGACATGTTCGACTGCGTCCTGCCGACGCGAATCGCGCGTAACGGCACCTGCATGACCAGTCAGGGGCGGCTGGTGATCCGCAACGCCAAGTACGCCCGCGACTTTACGCCGCTCGATCCGGTCTGTGATTGCTACACCTGCCGCAACTACACGCGCGCCTACATCCGCCATTTGATCAAGGCCAACGAGACGTTTGGGATCCGGCTGACCACCTATCACAACCTCTACTTCCTGCTGCAGTTGATGAAGCAGGTGAGACAAGCCATCGCCGAAGACCGGCTGGGCGACTTTCGCGACCAGTTTTTCGCTCAATATGGATTGAGTGAAGATAGATCATTTTAG
- the recJ gene encoding single-stranded-DNA-specific exonuclease RecJ, whose protein sequence is MLKAKSRWQLATYDEQRSEEIARECNIPLLLARLLVIRGIDTPERARSFLRIGEDQFHDPFLLDGMERAVARIRQAIEQKEAICIYGDYDADGVSSTTLLIHLFRELGAAFDYYIPNRFTEGYGLNREALQQVYERGFKLVVTVDTGISAVEEVAYGQQLGLDIIVTDHHEPPQELPEALAVINPKKPGCSYPFAMLAGVGVAFKLGHALCGRPPLHLADLAAIGTIADLVPLVDENRLLASYGLRQLNQTRHVGLKALIRVCGLAERELTAGHVGFALGPRINAGGRLDTAEVAVKLLTATDPAEADALARTLDAMNRERQELVQTIAAEAEAIVRAHYPPEANYVLVLAAPGWNVGVVGIVASRIVEAFYRPTIILSIDPETGLAKGSARSIAGFDIYEALSACKELLLHYGGHTMAAGMTLEAKNIAALRERLNHLAQLWLSADDLIPQTRVDLEVTLDQLDLDVIAQLEQLAPFGMGNPTPLVMLRDVGVSDMRKIGRDENHLKCRLTAGELQLEAIGFELAQAAEQIAPTASLHVLGELSINEWNGRRKPQLLIRDLAVPHRQVFDWRGTVGKPQKWLQLAGESDLLTVTFAEHHYQELNAYWAAQRAAHDRQPNLLCPARAVGNSDLGRYRTLVLYDLPMRRADLKALLSGADQLERIYCLFGDADSLEQLHFPSREQFKQLYQIFYQYRQVAKKHLDALARKQQLKRPTLDRMLAVFVELQFILEQDEHYLLHPRPAKAPLSSSHVYREWQEQAELVHDLILSSSESLTKLLNQWVAAAPVQEATSR, encoded by the coding sequence ATGCTCAAGGCGAAATCACGCTGGCAGTTGGCGACATATGATGAACAACGAAGCGAAGAGATCGCCAGGGAATGCAACATCCCCTTGCTGCTCGCCCGTTTGCTGGTGATCCGGGGCATTGATACCCCGGAGCGGGCGCGTTCGTTTTTGCGGATCGGGGAGGACCAGTTCCACGACCCGTTTCTTTTGGATGGAATGGAACGGGCAGTCGCCCGGATCAGGCAGGCGATCGAACAGAAAGAAGCGATTTGCATCTACGGCGACTACGACGCGGACGGGGTCAGTTCCACCACCTTGCTGATTCACCTGTTTCGCGAGTTGGGCGCCGCGTTTGACTACTACATACCCAACCGGTTTACGGAAGGATACGGACTGAATCGGGAAGCACTGCAGCAAGTGTACGAGCGGGGGTTTAAGCTGGTTGTCACGGTGGACACAGGGATCAGCGCGGTGGAAGAGGTAGCCTATGGGCAGCAGCTGGGCCTTGACATCATCGTCACTGATCACCACGAGCCCCCGCAAGAGCTGCCGGAAGCGTTGGCCGTGATCAATCCCAAGAAGCCGGGGTGTTCCTATCCGTTTGCCATGTTGGCGGGGGTGGGCGTGGCGTTTAAGCTGGGCCATGCGCTTTGCGGCCGCCCGCCGCTTCATTTGGCGGATCTTGCGGCGATCGGGACGATTGCCGACCTTGTCCCGCTGGTCGACGAGAATCGCCTCTTGGCCAGCTACGGCTTGCGTCAGCTCAATCAGACCCGCCATGTCGGGCTGAAGGCGCTTATTCGCGTCTGTGGTTTGGCGGAGCGGGAACTGACAGCGGGGCATGTCGGCTTTGCGCTCGGACCGCGGATTAACGCCGGGGGCAGGCTGGATACGGCGGAGGTGGCCGTGAAGCTGCTGACCGCGACCGACCCGGCCGAGGCCGACGCGTTGGCCCGCACGTTGGATGCGATGAATCGGGAGCGGCAGGAGTTGGTGCAGACGATCGCGGCAGAGGCGGAAGCGATCGTGCGGGCCCACTACCCGCCGGAGGCGAACTACGTGCTGGTGCTGGCCGCCCCTGGCTGGAATGTAGGGGTGGTCGGCATCGTCGCCTCGCGCATTGTGGAGGCGTTTTACCGCCCGACGATTATTCTCTCGATCGATCCCGAGACGGGTTTGGCGAAAGGATCGGCGCGCAGCATCGCCGGATTTGACATCTACGAAGCGCTGAGCGCCTGCAAGGAGCTGCTGCTGCACTACGGCGGGCACACGATGGCCGCGGGAATGACGCTGGAGGCAAAGAACATCGCGGCGCTGCGCGAACGCCTGAATCACTTGGCCCAGCTCTGGCTGTCTGCCGATGATTTGATCCCGCAGACGCGGGTCGATCTGGAGGTAACATTGGATCAGCTGGATCTGGATGTGATTGCCCAGTTGGAACAGCTCGCTCCCTTCGGCATGGGAAATCCCACGCCGCTCGTGATGCTGCGGGACGTGGGCGTCAGCGACATGCGCAAGATCGGGCGCGACGAGAATCACCTGAAATGCCGGCTGACGGCCGGCGAGCTGCAGCTGGAAGCGATCGGCTTTGAGCTGGCGCAAGCAGCCGAGCAGATTGCCCCGACGGCTTCCCTGCACGTGCTGGGAGAGCTTTCGATCAATGAGTGGAACGGTCGGCGCAAGCCGCAGCTGCTGATTCGCGATCTTGCCGTCCCGCATCGACAGGTGTTCGATTGGCGGGGAACGGTCGGCAAGCCCCAAAAATGGCTGCAGCTGGCCGGCGAAAGCGATCTGCTCACCGTCACCTTTGCCGAGCACCACTACCAGGAACTGAACGCCTACTGGGCGGCGCAGCGGGCCGCTCACGACCGCCAGCCGAACCTGCTGTGTCCGGCCCGGGCTGTAGGGAATAGCGATCTCGGCCGGTACCGGACACTCGTCCTGTACGATTTGCCGATGCGGCGGGCCGACTTGAAAGCGCTGTTGAGCGGTGCGGACCAGTTGGAACGGATTTACTGCCTGTTCGGCGATGCCGACAGCCTCGAGCAGCTGCATTTTCCCAGCCGCGAGCAGTTCAAACAGCTTTATCAGATTTTTTATCAATACCGGCAAGTTGCCAAGAAACACCTGGACGCCCTCGCGCGCAAGCAGCAGCTGAAGCGGCCGACACTGGACAGGATGCTCGCCGTGTTCGTGGAGCTGCAGTTTATCCTGGAGCAGGATGAGCACTATCTCCTGCATCCCCGTCCTGCCAAGGCCCCGCTTTCCTCCTCGCACGTGTATCGCGAGTGGCAGGAGCAGGCAGAACTGGTGCATGATCTGATTCTCTCTTCTTCCGAATCGTTGACCAAGCTTTTGAATCAATGGGTGGCAGCAGCCCCCGTACAGGAGGCCACAAGCAGATGA
- a CDS encoding DUF421 domain-containing protein: MTILLRTLFTYFFMLLLLRLMGKRELAKMSVFDVVISIMLAEMAVLAIEDVEKPAYYFYLPMIGIGLLEIGMAFLSLKSRRMRTWIEGSPSVLIENGQIREQALRQNRINLDDLLIQLRQKNISHLADVEFAILEPTGELSVFPKREKQPVTKEELGVTAARPTVPVAHDGLPLPLIMDGKVQEDNLARIGQNTFWLKKEIRKQGIREFKEVFFCSIDSQGRLYIDKKDKPKPRRP; encoded by the coding sequence ATGACCATCTTGCTGCGTACCCTGTTCACCTATTTTTTTATGCTGCTCTTGCTGCGGCTGATGGGGAAGCGCGAATTGGCCAAAATGTCGGTATTCGACGTGGTGATCTCGATCATGCTCGCGGAAATGGCGGTGCTCGCCATTGAAGATGTGGAGAAGCCGGCCTATTATTTTTACCTGCCGATGATCGGAATCGGCCTGTTGGAGATTGGCATGGCTTTTCTCTCCCTGAAAAGCAGGCGGATGCGGACCTGGATCGAAGGCTCGCCATCCGTGCTCATCGAAAACGGACAGATCCGCGAACAGGCGCTGCGGCAAAATCGGATCAACCTGGATGACCTGCTCATCCAGCTGCGGCAAAAGAATATCAGCCATCTGGCTGACGTGGAGTTCGCCATCTTGGAGCCGACGGGGGAGTTAAGCGTCTTCCCGAAGCGGGAGAAACAGCCGGTGACCAAAGAAGAGCTGGGTGTCACCGCTGCCCGCCCAACCGTTCCCGTTGCGCACGACGGACTGCCGCTCCCGTTAATCATGGATGGGAAGGTACAGGAAGACAACCTGGCGCGAATCGGGCAGAATACATTTTGGTTAAAAAAGGAAATTCGCAAACAAGGGATTCGCGAGTTTAAGGAAGTTTTCTTTTGCAGCATCGACTCGCAAGGTCGGCTGTATATCGATAAAAAAGACAAACCAAAACCGCGCCGACCATAA
- the secF gene encoding protein translocase subunit SecF, with translation MSSKQQDSIVKFDIVKNRRKFFVFSGAILLLGLVAILMFGFNLGVDFKAGTRLDLYIGKEFTTADVEAVIRSEVPDVAFKPVTTFGDQNAWATTTFEETIETDKLVAIETALKSKYGEQVSKQESTVNPEIARELVRKAVIAILLASIGIVLYIAFRFQFLFGIGAIISLLHDAFIPIALFSILRLEIDLTFIAAILTIVGYSINDTIVVFDRIRENMRTMKIKTVEDLEHMVNVSLWQTMRRSVFTVLTVFFTALALAVFGSEGIRNFSLALIFGLVSGTYSSIFIAAQVWVSLKKREMRKKRYASSPQ, from the coding sequence GTGAGCTCTAAACAACAAGACTCGATCGTCAAGTTTGACATCGTCAAGAATCGCCGCAAGTTCTTCGTTTTCTCCGGCGCGATCCTTTTGCTCGGCCTGGTCGCGATCTTGATGTTCGGTTTTAACCTGGGCGTCGATTTCAAAGCGGGGACCAGGCTTGACCTCTACATCGGCAAAGAGTTTACCACAGCCGATGTCGAAGCGGTGATCCGCAGCGAAGTGCCGGATGTCGCGTTTAAGCCCGTCACCACCTTTGGCGATCAGAACGCCTGGGCCACGACGACATTCGAAGAGACGATTGAAACGGATAAATTGGTCGCGATTGAAACAGCGCTCAAGAGCAAATACGGCGAGCAGGTGAGCAAACAGGAATCGACGGTGAACCCGGAGATCGCTCGCGAGCTGGTGCGGAAAGCGGTGATCGCGATCCTGCTTGCTTCCATAGGGATCGTCCTCTACATTGCGTTCCGCTTTCAGTTTCTGTTTGGAATCGGCGCGATTATCTCGCTGCTGCACGACGCGTTCATCCCGATCGCGCTGTTTTCCATTTTGCGGCTGGAGATCGACCTGACGTTTATCGCGGCGATTTTGACCATCGTCGGATACTCGATTAACGACACGATCGTGGTATTTGACCGCATCCGCGAAAACATGCGGACGATGAAGATCAAGACCGTGGAAGACCTGGAGCATATGGTCAACGTCAGCTTGTGGCAGACGATGCGCCGCTCCGTCTTTACGGTGCTGACCGTCTTTTTCACTGCGCTCGCGCTCGCCGTATTTGGCAGCGAGGGAATTCGCAACTTCTCGCTCGCCTTGATTTTCGGGTTGGTGAGCGGCACCTACTCGTCGATTTTCATCGCTGCTCAAGTATGGGTCAGCTTGAAAAAGCGGGAGATGCGCAAGAAACGCTACGCCTCATCGCCGCAGTAA
- the spoVB gene encoding stage V sporulation protein B, whose amino-acid sequence MKQSFFYGTVILIATGAITKILGFVNRIILSRLIGAEGMGLYQMVVPLLYFMITLTTFGLPVAIAKQVAEANAARDHRLARKLLVLALSVAGALSLLVSGLLLLVAQLAAEHLFADPRARIVLVAAIPVIPIASISAVLRGYFQGKHNMIPTAVSQLLEQVVRMSCVAVMTVSFMEHGIEYATAGAAASIIVGELAGFLYIFWQIRRNSSISARLKQTPLLASLKQNKESLRQLFSVSLPVTMSRLIGSVAYVLEPLLVPFALVLAGYQTIKATELYGQFAGMAVPLLSFPTFLTYSLSISLVPAVAAAAFEKKQKLVHRRIYQAMRITLVIGAPCAVLLYVFAEPLCSLLYDNPEVGRLLREMAPFSIFLFFQAPLAAALQGLDYANAVLRNTLVGAVIKIAAMFVATAQPELGIHGAVIALNLGITLVTLLHFASLVKLIGFTIQFAEFAKIGAAMLVMGYVSSYMALNWFAQASPVAMLLICSAVSTLLYIVLLVAMRVLGKQDVQRIPWIGEQLAVFFPRR is encoded by the coding sequence ATGAAACAATCATTCTTTTACGGAACAGTGATTCTCATTGCAACCGGCGCGATCACCAAAATCCTCGGCTTCGTCAACCGCATCATCCTCTCCCGGCTGATCGGGGCGGAAGGGATGGGGCTGTACCAGATGGTCGTGCCGCTGCTGTACTTCATGATCACGCTGACCACCTTTGGGTTGCCGGTCGCTATTGCCAAGCAGGTGGCAGAAGCAAACGCGGCCCGCGATCACCGGCTCGCCAGGAAACTGCTCGTCCTCGCCCTGAGCGTCGCCGGCGCCCTCAGCCTGCTGGTCAGCGGTCTGTTGCTGCTGGTCGCCCAACTGGCCGCCGAGCACCTGTTTGCCGATCCGCGCGCCCGCATCGTACTCGTCGCGGCCATACCGGTCATCCCGATCGCCAGTATTTCCGCCGTGCTGCGCGGCTACTTTCAGGGAAAGCACAACATGATACCGACTGCCGTATCCCAACTGCTGGAACAAGTGGTGCGCATGTCATGCGTCGCCGTGATGACCGTCTCCTTCATGGAGCATGGAATTGAATACGCCACCGCGGGAGCGGCCGCCAGCATCATCGTCGGCGAACTGGCCGGATTTTTGTATATCTTCTGGCAGATCAGGCGGAACAGCAGCATCTCGGCGCGGTTGAAACAAACGCCGCTGCTCGCTTCGTTAAAACAAAACAAGGAGAGCCTACGCCAATTGTTCAGCGTTTCACTCCCCGTCACGATGAGCCGTCTGATCGGCTCCGTGGCCTACGTTTTGGAACCGCTGCTCGTCCCGTTCGCACTGGTTCTCGCCGGTTACCAGACGATCAAGGCGACCGAACTGTACGGCCAGTTTGCCGGAATGGCCGTACCGCTGTTGTCGTTTCCCACGTTCTTAACGTATTCGCTGTCCATCTCCCTGGTTCCTGCCGTGGCGGCAGCGGCGTTTGAAAAAAAGCAGAAGCTGGTGCACCGCCGCATCTACCAGGCGATGCGGATCACGCTGGTGATCGGTGCGCCGTGTGCCGTCCTGCTCTACGTGTTCGCCGAACCGCTCTGCTCCCTGCTCTACGACAATCCGGAGGTAGGCCGCCTCCTGCGCGAGATGGCTCCTTTTTCCATCTTTCTCTTTTTTCAGGCACCGCTCGCCGCTGCCTTGCAGGGACTCGATTACGCCAATGCGGTCCTGCGCAATACGCTGGTGGGAGCGGTGATCAAAATTGCGGCCATGTTCGTCGCCACGGCACAGCCGGAGTTGGGAATTCACGGTGCGGTGATCGCCTTGAATCTGGGCATCACCCTCGTCACCTTGCTGCACTTTGCCAGTTTGGTCAAGTTGATCGGCTTTACGATCCAGTTTGCCGAGTTCGCGAAAATCGGAGCAGCGATGCTGGTGATGGGCTACGTCAGCTCGTACATGGCGCTCAACTGGTTCGCACAAGCCTCCCCCGTTGCGATGCTCTTGATCTGCAGCGCCGTCAGTACGCTCTTGTACATCGTCCTGTTGGTCGCCATGCGCGTGCTCGGCAAACAGGATGTGCAGCGGATCCCCTGGATCGGCGAACAGTTGGCCGTCTTCTTCCCGCGCCGGTAA
- the corA gene encoding magnesium/cobalt transporter CorA, with product MIKTYFYNHSELKMYHDVDLARKDEWLKSPEDLLWIDLYDVGNDELQYIAQIFDFHPLAIEDCLHVSPRAKVDKYDDYYFFVFHALRYNEESDTEITTLELNVFLGPNYIVTIHKSPITPIGRIAAECHRNFSYMNRGPDYLLYAIVDGITDEYFPIMDRLSVRIDELEDEIYEHQMEEITEEFLALKRTIILIRRVILPQKRIFANVNGRYSFDIAEENVPFYVDLTDHLERIADSTETFRDLVNGALETYYTIISAKTTETMRVLTIISTIILPLTFITGLFGMNTFNWLGTAAEPVMLVLAIVIMLVLTVAMLYVFKKRKWL from the coding sequence GTGATCAAGACGTATTTTTACAATCATTCCGAGCTGAAAATGTATCACGATGTCGATTTGGCCAGAAAAGACGAGTGGCTCAAATCGCCGGAGGATTTGCTGTGGATCGACTTGTACGACGTGGGCAACGATGAATTGCAGTACATCGCGCAAATCTTTGATTTTCACCCGCTGGCAATCGAAGACTGCCTGCACGTCAGTCCGCGCGCCAAGGTGGACAAATACGACGACTACTATTTTTTCGTCTTTCACGCGCTGCGTTACAACGAGGAGAGCGACACGGAAATCACCACTCTCGAACTAAATGTCTTTCTCGGCCCCAACTACATCGTCACGATTCACAAATCACCGATCACCCCCATCGGGCGGATCGCAGCGGAGTGCCATCGCAACTTTTCGTATATGAACCGGGGGCCGGATTACCTCTTGTATGCGATCGTGGACGGGATTACAGACGAGTACTTTCCCATCATGGACCGCTTGAGCGTGCGGATTGACGAACTGGAAGACGAGATTTACGAACACCAGATGGAAGAGATTACCGAAGAGTTCCTCGCGCTGAAGCGCACGATCATCTTGATCCGCCGCGTCATCCTGCCGCAAAAGCGGATCTTCGCCAATGTGAACGGTCGCTACTCGTTTGACATCGCCGAAGAAAACGTGCCGTTTTACGTCGACCTGACCGACCATCTGGAGCGGATCGCCGATTCGACGGAAACGTTCCGCGATCTGGTGAACGGCGCGCTGGAGACGTACTACACGATCATCAGCGCGAAGACGACGGAAACGATGCGGGTGCTGACGATCATCTCGACGATTATTCTGCCGCTGACGTTTATCACCGGTCTGTTCGGCATGAACACCTTCAACTGGCTGGGCACGGCTGCCGAGCCGGTCATGTTGGTGCTGGCCATCGTCATCATGCTGGTCCTGACCGTGGCCATGTTGTACGTGTTTAAAAAGCGGAAGTGGCTCTGA
- a CDS encoding post-transcriptional regulator, translating to MTESRASMQDVFWELRELCESKAEEFALLGYDNISAEDVWKCVSSVYQDLPPLHKIVNDILSLKANKYMNWLMVNMYKNSGSI from the coding sequence ATGACAGAGAGCCGCGCCTCAATGCAGGACGTTTTTTGGGAACTGCGCGAACTGTGTGAAAGCAAGGCGGAAGAATTCGCGCTGCTCGGCTACGACAACATCAGCGCCGAAGACGTGTGGAAGTGTGTGTCCTCAGTGTACCAGGATCTTCCTCCTCTGCACAAGATTGTAAACGATATCTTGTCGCTGAAAGCCAACAAGTACATGAACTGGCTGATGGTGAACATGTACAAGAACTCCGGCTCGATTTGA
- the yajC gene encoding preprotein translocase subunit YajC → MQGWESFLPLIIMFVIFYFLLIRPQQKRNKERNAMLAALKKGDKVTTIGGMHGVIHDLDDTTVTLRVAHNVHVTFERGAVNTVISSAPAAAQEKQEKEESK, encoded by the coding sequence ATGCAAGGATGGGAAAGTTTTCTGCCGCTTATCATCATGTTTGTCATCTTTTATTTCTTGCTGATCCGGCCGCAGCAAAAGCGGAACAAAGAGCGCAACGCGATGCTGGCTGCGCTGAAAAAAGGGGATAAGGTCACTACGATTGGCGGGATGCACGGGGTCATTCACGACCTTGACGATACCACGGTCACCCTGCGGGTCGCCCACAATGTCCACGTCACTTTTGAACGCGGAGCCGTCAACACGGTGATCTCCTCCGCGCCTGCCGCTGCGCAAGAGAAGCAAGAGAAAGAGGAGAGCAAGTAA